CCTGAGTTATGGGAAGAAATGAAAGGTATTTTTAAATTCTGGTTAGATCTTGGAATTGATGGATTCAGACTGGATGCAGCAAAACATATCTTTGATTACAATATAGAAAAAGGAAAATTTGAATATCAACATGAAAAAACCATTAAATTCTGGAAGGAAATGGTGGATTATATAAAATCTATAAATGAAAATTCCATTATTGTTAGTGAAATCTGGGATTCACCAGAGGTGGTTAAAAAATATCATGGACTATTTGATATCGAATTTAATTTTCCATTATCCTATGAAATAAAAGATGCTGTAAAGTTTCAAGATCCCCATTTATTGGTAAAAGGCATTAAAAATACATTATCCCATTATATAAAGGGGAATGTTGAATCTGTTTCGGGCAACTTTTTAACAAATCATGATATGAATCGCCTTGTTTCAGAATTAAATAACGACATCAATAAAGTTAAATTAGCTTATTCAATATTATTCACGCTTCCAGGATATCAATTTATATACTATGGCGAAGAGCTAGGAATGAAAGGATTAAACTTAGATGTAAACTTTACAGAAGATTCTCAAGAACCATTTCAATGGTATGAAAACGGATTTGGACCCGGTCAAACGGAATGGAAAGGTTGTAAATATAACCCGCCATATTCAAATATTTCATACGAATCAGAAAGAAATGATATAGACAGTCTTCTCAATTATATAAAAACATTAATTAAATTTAGAAAAGACAATATCTGGCTTTCTAATGCCAGAATAGATAATATAAGAAACAACAGATACTTTATTTCGTATTCATTAATAGGTAAAAACAACAAATTTGATGTTTATCATAATTTTAAAAATCAACCTATAAATATAAACATCAAAAATACCGAAATACAGCTATTAAATGGTTCTTTTGTAAAAAACAAAAACATTATAAAACTCAATGGACATTCTACAATAATTATAAAAAATATAAAAAATTAAACGGAGGTGATGTTTATAAAAAAACATCTTATTATCATCTTAATACTTGTAGTAAGTATTCTCAATTTTGGAAATGATAAGAATTATAACCTTACAAACGAAACAAATTTAAAAATCTTTTTAATGGACTTTATGAACCGAGAATACAAACTTACTACAGGAAAAGAATTAAAACCAGAAAGAAAAGTAGCATTAGCAGAAGGCATTTTATTAGCATCAAAGGAATTTAACATTTCACCAATTCTCATAGCCTCTATTATCGATATTGAAACGAGTTTTAGAAACGTTATAGGAAAATATGGAGAGATTGGATACATGCAAATTCGTGCTGAAACAGCTAAATATATTATTGAAATGTATTATGATAGATTTGAAAAATACGGCTACAAATCCACAGATTTAAAATGGATAAAGGATAGATTATTATTTGATCCTAAATATAATATTCTTGTAGGAACTGCTTATTTATCTTATTTACAGGAAATACACGGTGATATAACCCATGCTGTAGGATGGTATAATGGCGGAGGTAATTCCTATTACTTAGAAAAGGTAGTATTTAAAATTGCACAAATTACAATAGAATATCCAATTATTTAAACAAAACCCTGCAAAAATGCAGGGTTTTTTATTATTATGTTATAATAAAGATGAAAGGGGGAATTGCTATGGCCGAGAAAGAACTAAGAGAAATTATTTCCCATACCATTAATTCTGTATTACCCGAAAATGCCGTAAAAAAACATATAAGTAAATTTTCAGAAATTCAAAACAATAATAAAATATTCTTATTATCAATTGGAAAGGCTGCATGGAGAATGGCTAATGCTGCTAAAGAAATATTAAAAGATAAAATAAAAGATGGTATAGTTATTACAAAATATAAGCATAGCCTGGGAAAAATCGATTCACTTGAAATCTTTGAAGCAGGACACCCAATACCAGATGAAAACAGTTTAAATGCCACAAAAATCGCAATTGAAAGAATTAAAAAGTTACCAGATGATTATATTATTTTATTTTTAATATCCGGTGGTGGTTCAGCGTTATTTGAAATGCCAGAAGATAATATTACATTACATGACATACAGAATATTACCGATCAACTTTTAAAATCTGGTGCTGAAATTAATGAAATAAACATGATAAGAAAAAGACTTTCCAGGGTAAAAGGTGGAAAATTTGCTAATTTAATTTATCCAAAAAATATATATGCTCTTGTATTGTCCGATGTACTTGGCGATAATCTTGAAAGTATTGCTTCCGGTCCAGCCTATCCTGATAAATATACATACAATGACGTGTTAAATGTAATAAAAAAATATGAGTTAAATATTAATGATAAAATACTTTCACTCCTGAAAAAAGAAACACCAAAAAATATTCAAAATGCCAAACATATAATAATTGGAAGTGTAAGACTCGCCTGTGAAGAAGCTATAAAAAAAGCTAAAGAATTGGGATATAATACATTATTGCTTACTTCCATATTAAATGCCGAAGCAAAGGAAGCTGGAAAAATCTTTGCTGGAATTGCCAAGGAAATAATTACAACGGGAAATCCCTTAAAACCTCCTGCTGCAATAATCGCTGGAGGAGAAACCATAGTTTATGTTAAAGGAACTGGTTATGGCGGAAGAAATCAGGAATTATCATATTCTTTTGCTATTGATATAGAAGGTTTTGAAAATGTTTATTTTTCTTCCTTTGGAACAGATGGAACAGATGGTCCTACAGATGCAGCAGGAGGAATTGTAAACGGAAAAACAATAACTAAAATTCGAAAAAAAGGGCTTGATCCTGAAATTTATTTAGAGAATAACGATACCTATAATGGGTTAAGTGAAGGTGAGGCTCTTTTAAAAACCGGTCCAACAGGAACCAATGTCAATGATATAATGATATTACTTGTTGATTGAAATATAAAATCCTCTGAAGAATATATTATTTTTACAGTGTCCAATAATTTAAAAAAGCGAAAACTCGCAGATTGCCTGAAAAAATAGCGAATGGAACCGGTCAAAATCACATGGATGTGATTTTGAGTGAAGACGAACATGGACGTGAGTCTGCAACGACCGGTGGGAATGAGCTATTTTTGAAGATTTGCAATCAAGGTTTGAGCGTTTTTAATTATTGGACACTCAAATATTATTTTCAGAGGATTTTATATTTTTTTTAATATTTTTTATACTTTCTATTGACAGCGCAAAAAAATGTGTTATAATTAAAGAAAGACAAGTAAAAGGAAAAATCTTCTTTTTTCTTTGATTTTCTCAAAAGCTAACCGTGTAAGGGGGTATTAATATGGGAAGCATGCTTAATGATGAAATGTTAAAAATAGTAAAAGCTGAGCATCATGACCCGTTTTCAGTTTTAGGAATTCATAAATTAAATGAAAAGGAAATTGTTATAAGAACATTTCACCCTTTTGCTGAAAAAATAGAAATAATCAATTTAGATACAAAAACAAAAAGAAAATACAAAATGGAAAAAATACATCCAGATGGATTATTTGAAAAGGTTTTAAAAAGAAAAACATTCTTTAAATATGAATTTTTATACACTGATTCAATTGGAAATAGCTGGAAGTCACGGGATCCATACAGTTTTCTACCTGTTCTTACAGACTATGATCTGTATCTTTTTAATGAAGGAAATAATCATAAGATTTATGAAAAGCTTGGTGCTCATCCAATGGAAATAGATGGTGCAAAAGGAACATATTTTGCAGTATGGGCACCAAATGCTAAGAGAGTAAGCGTAGTTGGTAATTTTAATAATTGGGATGGCAGAGTTCATCAAATGAGAGTTCTCGGAAGTTCTGGAGTCTGGGAAATTTTTATTCCATTGGTTCAAGAAGGAGATATTTATAAATTTGAAATAAAAACACAAACCGGGGAATTATTATTAAAGGCCGATCCATATGCAACATATACTGAATTGCGTCCTAAAAATGCTTCCATTGTTTATGATTTAAATAATAAACACAGATGGAATGACAAAAAATGGATGGATAAAAGAAGAGAAACAAATTGGTTTGAAAAACCTATTTCTATTTACGAAGTTCATCTTGGTTCATGGAAGAAAAAAAATAATGATGAATTCTTAAATTATAGAGAACTGGCACATCAGTTGGTTGAATACGTAAAAAAACACGGATACACTCATATTGAAATTATGCCAGTTTTAGAACACCCTCTTGATGAATCGTGGGGATATCAGGTAACAGGTTACTTTTCACCAACAAGTCGTTATGGAACACCTGAAGATTTTATGTACTTTGTTGATTATATGCATCAACATAATATTGGAGTTATACTTGATTGGGTTCCAGGGCATTTTCCAAAAGACGCACATGGCTTAGGAAAATTTGATGGAACAGCCTTATATGAACATATGGATCCTCGATTAGGAGAACATCCAGATTGGGGAACATATATATTCAATTATGGAAGAAATGAAGTTAAGAATTTCCTTATATCCAATGCACTTTATTGGCTCGATAAATTTCATATAGATGGCTTAAGAGTTGACGCTGTGGCTTCTATGTTATATCTTGATTTTAGTAGAAAAGAAGGAGAATGGATACCAAATATTTATGGCGGTAGAGAAAACCTTGAAGCTATAGAATTTTTAAAATACTTTAATTCAATTACTCATAAATACTTCCCTGGAATATTGACTATCGCTGAAGAATCAACTGCATGGCCAGGAGTATCTAAACCTGTAGATCTTGGCGGTCTCGGTTTTTCCATGAAATGGAATATGGGATGGATGAATGATTCATTGAGATATATGGCCAGAGATCCATTATTTAGAAAACATCATCAAAATGAATTGACTTTTTCACTGGTATATGCATTTTCGGAAAATTATATACTCGTTTTATCTCATGATGAAGTTGTTCACGGAAAAGGTTCTATGATAAATAAAATGCCCGGGGATTACTGGCAAAAATTTGCTAATTTAAGGTTATTCTATTCTTATATGTTCGCACATCCAGGAAAAAAATTATTGTTTATGGGCAATGATATAGCTCAATTTAATGAATGGAATTGTAAAAAAGCACTTGATTGGAATTTGTTAGAATTTGATTCTCATAAAAAGATGTTAAAATTAATCGATGATCTTAATAGGTTGTATAAAGAAAACCCCGAATTATATGAAGTTGATTATTCGCCTGAAGGATTTGAATGGATAGATTATAATGATGCTGAAAATAGTGTTATTTCATTTATTAGAAAGGGTAAAAATCCTGATGAATTTATTGTTGCAGTATTTAATTTCACACCTGTTGTAAGATATGATTATAGAATAGGTGTTCCAAAACCCGGATTTTATAAAGAAATATTAAATACAGATTCTGAAATATATTGGGGAAGTAATGTAGGAAACCAGGGCGGAATATATGCAGAGCATATTCCATTCCACGGAAGAGAATACTCAATTAATATTACCTTACCTCCTCTTGCAGGAATATATTTTAAATGGAAGAAACAATAATTTTAAAAGCCAGAGTTTTTAAAAACTCTGGCTTTTTTTATCTATCTATTGTTTCCAGAAATTCATCAACCTCTTTACGAGCAGGTATTGATGATTGAGCACCCTTTCTTGTAACAGACAATCCTGCTGCTGCACATGCAAAAACTATTGCCTCTTTAATATTTTTACCCTCTTCTAATGCAGTAGCCAATGCCCCATTAAAAACATCTCCAGCCGCTGTGGTATCAATTACATTTTCAAACTTAAATGCAGGAATTTTCAATATATAATTTCTATTATATAATATTACGTCTTCTGGCCCGCGTTTTAATATAATATTTTTTATTCCGAGATTAAAGAACTTTCTTAATATCTCTTTTAAATTTTTTTCTGGATCAAGGTTAAAAAATTTATTTGAAAGATACTTAAATTCTTCCTCATTTGGTGTAAAATAATCAACATACTTAAAAATTTCATCTGTTATGTTGGGAGCTGGTGCCGGATCAAATATAACTATCTTCTTTTTAGATTTTAATATTTTTGCTACATGCAATGTTGTTTCAAAAGGTATTTCATTTTGCAACAAAAAATATTTATATTCCTGCAAAATCCCTATCTTTTTTTCAACAATTTCAGGCGTAATAAAACCATTTGCTCCTTCAAATATAACTATTCTATTTTCTCCTTTTTTTGTTACTTCGATATATGCTCTTCCTGTTGGCAAATCTGTATAAACATATCCTTTTATATTTAATTCGTCAAAATTCCTGGCAAGCTTTTTCCCAAATTCATCATTTCCAAGCGCTGTAAAAAAGTATACTTCTTTATTTGAAAGTTTTGCTGCAGCAACAGCCTGATTTGCTCCTTTTCCTCCTGGAAAGTATTCCAATTCTTTTGCTTTTTGAGTTTCCCCGGGATTGGTGAAATGTTCTACAGTTAAAACAATATCCATATTTGAACTACCTATAACTCCTATCATTTTATAGCCTCCTTCACATCTACTATAAATTTTTGATAAAGCGAGTCTAAAAATATTAATTCATATAATATCGACCCACGAATTGTAATTAAATCCCAATCTGAAAAATATGTTTCTTCATTTAAATTATTGCCAAGATAATAACTTGAAATTTGATTAAATTTATATTGTTTTATTATTCCATCACCAATATCATCATTAGATGAAGCGATATATAAAAAGTCTGCGTCTATTAATATATGGCTTAATCCAAATGAAATGGCATATATTTTATTATCCCTAATTTCTGCCCTAAATGTTCCAGGAAAGAATTTTGACTCCTGATATATTATTGCAAGAGCCAATTCAACAGGTATATGGTTTAGATATACTTTTGGAGAGTCATAAGATGTTTTGTTTTCCAGAATTATATTTGAATGCGTATATGTATATGCAACATCAACAATATATTCTGCATATTTTCGTATTTCTTCGTTGGTTAATTCTTCACTAAAATATTTATCATACCATGTTCTGAATAAATATTTATCATTATAATCTCTTGAAATAAGATTATAGACTCTTTCAACAAGAAAATCTCTTTTCTCATAACTGGATAATAATTCTGGATTTAAATTGGAAAAATCCCTATCTGTTTTTTGAGGATTTACAGGAATCTTTTCATCAAATGCATCTATAAGTTTAACAGAATTACTGTTATTTATATAATTATTCATAATATTTCCAACATAAATTTCTATCCTTTTATCTTCTGAATCTATATCTTTTAAGGTTAAATTCTTCGTTGGCATAATATTGCTTAATCCAGTGAAATATTTATAATTGCCCCATATATTTTCATCATAAGTATATGAAGTACTATAAACATAATTATTTAAAATATCTTTAAAATCCCTATTTTCCCCAGCATTATATGCTGCAGCCATTACTCTTATCAGGATTTCTTTTTGATTATCAGACAAATCAGAAAAATTGGTGTCAACAATCGGTTCAGCTTTTTTTATACAAGATGAAAAAAATAATACAAAAATCAGTAATATTATGATATAATTTTTCCACATAGCTTTACACCTCACTTTTTCTATTTTATTATATCATATATTTTTTCGAAATTAAGCATACTCACGCATACTCACGCATACTCAATCATACTTACGCATACTCAAAATAATAAATTATAATCATGAAATTTTCTTCATACTGGTTAAATTTAAAAAGATTTTTCGTTTTGAGAAAATCTCTTCAAGATGTATAATACATCTGAAAGGTTAAATACTTTTAAACATAAAGGAGGAGATTTAAAATGCCAGTAAATTTAAAAGGAAGAAGCTTATTATCATTAAAGGATTATACACCAGAAGAAATAAAATATTTATTAGATTTAGCTTTTGATTTAAAATCAAAGAAAAGAGCAGGTATTAGAACAGAAACATTAAAAGGAAAAAACATTGTTTTAATTTTTGATAAAACATCAACAAGAACAAGAACAGCTTTTGAAGTAGCTGCATTAGACGAAGGAGCACACGTTACATTCCTTACAAACAGTCAAATGGGTAAAAAAGAATCTATCGAAGACACTGCAAAGGTTTTAGGAAGAATGTATGATGGTATTGAATACAGAGGATTTGAACAAAAGGTTGTTGAAGATTTAGCTAAATATTCAGGTGTTCCTGTATGGAATGGTTTAACTGATGAAGCACATCCAACACAGGGATTGGCAGATGTTATGACAATGATGGAATTCATCCACAAACCATTAAATGAAATGAAAGTTGTATTTATTGGAGATACAAGAAATAATGTTGCAAATACATTAATGAGAATTTCTGCGAAAATGGGAATGCATTATGTAGCAGTAGGACCTGAAGCTTTAAAACCATCTGATGAAATGATGAATGAAGCTTTAGAAACAGCAAAAGAAACAGGAGCTGTTATTGAATATACTTCAGGTCTTGATGGAGTAAAAGGAGCAGATGTAATTTACACAGATGTTTGGGTATCAATGGGTGAAGAAGATAAAATGCCTGAAAGAGTTGAATTATTAACTCCATATAGAGTTGACATGGACTTAATTAAGAGAACAGAAAATCCAAATGTAATTTTCTTACACTGTCTCCCTTCATTCCACGATTTTGAAACAAAGGTTGCAAGAGAAGCTAAAGAAAGAGGTCTTGATATTAGAGAAGTTACAGATGAAGTATTTAGAAGCAGACATTCAAAGGTATTCGATCAGGCAGAAAACAGAATGCACACAATAAAGGCTATTATGGTAGCTACATTATAAAACACCGCAAAAGGGGGAATTTACATGAAAAGACTCGCAGTTGTAGCCATAGGAGGTAATGCAGTTAACAGACCTGGTGAAAAGCCAACAGCAGAAAACATGTTTAAAAACATCAGAACAACTGCATCCTATCTGGCAGACATGATTGAAATGGGTTATGACCTGGTAATTACACATGGAAATGGTCCACAGGTTGGAAATTTGTTATTACAACAGGATATTGCTAAAGATACTATCCCACCATTTCCTATGGATGTATTGGGGGCTATGACACAGGGATATCTCGGTTATATGATTGTACAGGAATTGAAAAACATATTAAAGGAAAGAAACGTTGAAAGAGATGTTGCAGCAGTTGTTACTCAAATTGTTGTAGATAAAAATGATCCTGGATTCCAGAATCCTTCAAAACCAGTTGGTCCATTCTATAGTGAAGAAGAAGCTAAAAAAATGATGGAAGAAAAAGGCTGGATCTTTAAAGAAGATGCAGGAAGAGGATGGAGAAGAGTTGTTCCATCACCAATTCCTCTTGACGCTGTTGAAAAGAACACGATAAAAGAATTAATAGAAAAAGATGTTATTGTTGTAGCTGGTGGCGGTGGAGGAATTCCTGTAATTTATGATGAAAATGGTGAATTAAAAGGTGTTGAAGCTGTTATTGATAAAGATAGAGCATCTGCATTATTGGCAAAGGAATTAGGAGCTGATGAATTTATTATCTTAACAGCTGTTGAAAAGGTATATATTAACTTCAACAAACCTGATCAAAAAGCATTAGACACATTAACAATTGCAGAAGCTGAAAAATATATTGAAGAAGGGCACTTTGCTAAAGGAAGCATGTTACCAAAAGTAGAATCATGTATTTCCTTTGTAAAGGACACAGGAAAACCTGCATTAATTACAGATATGGAAAAATTAAAAGAAGCTCTTGAAGGAAAAACAGGAACAAAAATTGTACCATAATAAAAAAGCGAGAGATATAAACTAAAACCATTGTCTGGATTGTGAATCTCTCCCTCTCCCCACAATCCAGGCCCTTTTAAAACAATATCCGGCAAGCTCAAAGCTTGCCGGTTTTTTATTTTATTTTTATTTCAAAAGTATCGATAATTTTATGGTGTTTTGTAATTTTTTCAGTATTAAGTTTATCGACAATATGGCCAACACCAATAACTTTAAATATAATTTTATCCTTTTCCACTTTTGCAATTATATAATGATATTCTCCATAATCAAGTTTTACCGTTGTTGGCTCTATATCTTTTTTATGTTCAACCT
This is a stretch of genomic DNA from Marinitoga piezophila KA3. It encodes these proteins:
- the argF gene encoding ornithine carbamoyltransferase, whose product is MPVNLKGRSLLSLKDYTPEEIKYLLDLAFDLKSKKRAGIRTETLKGKNIVLIFDKTSTRTRTAFEVAALDEGAHVTFLTNSQMGKKESIEDTAKVLGRMYDGIEYRGFEQKVVEDLAKYSGVPVWNGLTDEAHPTQGLADVMTMMEFIHKPLNEMKVVFIGDTRNNVANTLMRISAKMGMHYVAVGPEALKPSDEMMNEALETAKETGAVIEYTSGLDGVKGADVIYTDVWVSMGEEDKMPERVELLTPYRVDMDLIKRTENPNVIFLHCLPSFHDFETKVAREAKERGLDIREVTDEVFRSRHSKVFDQAENRMHTIKAIMVATL
- a CDS encoding alpha-amylase family glycosyl hydrolase, which encodes MIFYELFVRSFFDSNDDGIGDLNGITQKLDYLQTLGIDGIWLLPIMKSASFHGYTIIDFYSINPLYGNFDDLKKLIKIAHEKNIKIILDIPINHTSVKCQWFQKAINGDKKYVDYYVWQNEKTDINEKRHWDNSPIWFKYKDKYFYGLFGSSSPDLNFENPELWEEMKGIFKFWLDLGIDGFRLDAAKHIFDYNIEKGKFEYQHEKTIKFWKEMVDYIKSINENSIIVSEIWDSPEVVKKYHGLFDIEFNFPLSYEIKDAVKFQDPHLLVKGIKNTLSHYIKGNVESVSGNFLTNHDMNRLVSELNNDINKVKLAYSILFTLPGYQFIYYGEELGMKGLNLDVNFTEDSQEPFQWYENGFGPGQTEWKGCKYNPPYSNISYESERNDIDSLLNYIKTLIKFRKDNIWLSNARIDNIRNNRYFISYSLIGKNNKFDVYHNFKNQPININIKNTEIQLLNGSFVKNKNIIKLNGHSTIIIKNIKN
- the arcC gene encoding carbamate kinase, which produces MKRLAVVAIGGNAVNRPGEKPTAENMFKNIRTTASYLADMIEMGYDLVITHGNGPQVGNLLLQQDIAKDTIPPFPMDVLGAMTQGYLGYMIVQELKNILKERNVERDVAAVVTQIVVDKNDPGFQNPSKPVGPFYSEEEAKKMMEEKGWIFKEDAGRGWRRVVPSPIPLDAVEKNTIKELIEKDVIVVAGGGGGIPVIYDENGELKGVEAVIDKDRASALLAKELGADEFIILTAVEKVYINFNKPDQKALDTLTIAEAEKYIEEGHFAKGSMLPKVESCISFVKDTGKPALITDMEKLKEALEGKTGTKIVP
- the glgB gene encoding 1,4-alpha-glucan branching protein GlgB, encoding MGSMLNDEMLKIVKAEHHDPFSVLGIHKLNEKEIVIRTFHPFAEKIEIINLDTKTKRKYKMEKIHPDGLFEKVLKRKTFFKYEFLYTDSIGNSWKSRDPYSFLPVLTDYDLYLFNEGNNHKIYEKLGAHPMEIDGAKGTYFAVWAPNAKRVSVVGNFNNWDGRVHQMRVLGSSGVWEIFIPLVQEGDIYKFEIKTQTGELLLKADPYATYTELRPKNASIVYDLNNKHRWNDKKWMDKRRETNWFEKPISIYEVHLGSWKKKNNDEFLNYRELAHQLVEYVKKHGYTHIEIMPVLEHPLDESWGYQVTGYFSPTSRYGTPEDFMYFVDYMHQHNIGVILDWVPGHFPKDAHGLGKFDGTALYEHMDPRLGEHPDWGTYIFNYGRNEVKNFLISNALYWLDKFHIDGLRVDAVASMLYLDFSRKEGEWIPNIYGGRENLEAIEFLKYFNSITHKYFPGILTIAEESTAWPGVSKPVDLGGLGFSMKWNMGWMNDSLRYMARDPLFRKHHQNELTFSLVYAFSENYILVLSHDEVVHGKGSMINKMPGDYWQKFANLRLFYSYMFAHPGKKLLFMGNDIAQFNEWNCKKALDWNLLEFDSHKKMLKLIDDLNRLYKENPELYEVDYSPEGFEWIDYNDAENSVISFIRKGKNPDEFIVAVFNFTPVVRYDYRIGVPKPGFYKEILNTDSEIYWGSNVGNQGGIYAEHIPFHGREYSINITLPPLAGIYFKWKKQ
- the rbsK gene encoding ribokinase yields the protein MIGVIGSSNMDIVLTVEHFTNPGETQKAKELEYFPGGKGANQAVAAAKLSNKEVYFFTALGNDEFGKKLARNFDELNIKGYVYTDLPTGRAYIEVTKKGENRIVIFEGANGFITPEIVEKKIGILQEYKYFLLQNEIPFETTLHVAKILKSKKKIVIFDPAPAPNITDEIFKYVDYFTPNEEEFKYLSNKFFNLDPEKNLKEILRKFFNLGIKNIILKRGPEDVILYNRNYILKIPAFKFENVIDTTAAGDVFNGALATALEEGKNIKEAIVFACAAAGLSVTRKGAQSSIPARKEVDEFLETIDR
- a CDS encoding transglycosylase SLT domain-containing protein produces the protein MFIKKHLIIILILVVSILNFGNDKNYNLTNETNLKIFLMDFMNREYKLTTGKELKPERKVALAEGILLASKEFNISPILIASIIDIETSFRNVIGKYGEIGYMQIRAETAKYIIEMYYDRFEKYGYKSTDLKWIKDRLLFDPKYNILVGTAYLSYLQEIHGDITHAVGWYNGGGNSYYLEKVVFKIAQITIEYPII
- a CDS encoding glycerate kinase type-2 family protein, which gives rise to MAEKELREIISHTINSVLPENAVKKHISKFSEIQNNNKIFLLSIGKAAWRMANAAKEILKDKIKDGIVITKYKHSLGKIDSLEIFEAGHPIPDENSLNATKIAIERIKKLPDDYIILFLISGGGSALFEMPEDNITLHDIQNITDQLLKSGAEINEINMIRKRLSRVKGGKFANLIYPKNIYALVLSDVLGDNLESIASGPAYPDKYTYNDVLNVIKKYELNINDKILSLLKKETPKNIQNAKHIIIGSVRLACEEAIKKAKELGYNTLLLTSILNAEAKEAGKIFAGIAKEIITTGNPLKPPAAIIAGGETIVYVKGTGYGGRNQELSYSFAIDIEGFENVYFSSFGTDGTDGPTDAAGGIVNGKTITKIRKKGLDPEIYLENNDTYNGLSEGEALLKTGPTGTNVNDIMILLVD